A window of Exiguobacterium sp. Helios genomic DNA:
TGCGGATGTTCAACCAGTTCTTCGGCAATTTCAACGCCGCGGTTGACCGGTGCGGGATGTAATACAATCGCATCCGGTCGAATCCGGTTCATCCGGTCCTCCGTTAACCCGTATCGTTCGTGATACTCATCTGTTGCAAACGAATGCTTATCCGCATGCCGTTCATGCTGAACGCGGAGCAGCATGATGATATCACTCGTGGCTACTGCCTCATCCATCTCCCGGTAAGTGATTCCCATCGTTTCATCGAACCAGTCCCTCGGTCCGGAACCGATGACGGTCGCTCCCAACCGCTGTAAGACGTGTGCATTGGAGCGGGCAACCCGGCTATGCCGGAGATCCCCACAGATGACGATCGTTTTCCCGCTGACATGACCGTATGTCTCGTACATGGTCATCAAATCCAGTAAGGATTGTGAGGGATGCTGTCCGCTGCCGTCTCCGGCATTAATGATTGGAATCGACAGATGGTGTTGCAGCGGTTCGTAATAACCGGTCTCTCCGTGACGGATGACGAGCGCATCGACGCCGAGCGCCTGTAACGTCTTACATGTATCCAGTAACGTTTCACCTTTTTGAACGGATGAGGTCGCCGTTTCGAATGGCAGGACGTGCAATCCGAGATGATATTCCGCCATGTCAAATGAACATTTGGTCCGGGTCGAATGTTCGAAAAATAAGTTAGCGACGGTTTTCTTCGGCAACGGCCGGGCGGGTGCGCCTTGTTTCAGTTGCAGTCCCCGCTTTATCAATCGTTCGATTTCAGTTGTCGACAGCTCGTCAAGACTTGTAA
This region includes:
- a CDS encoding aspartate carbamoyltransferase catalytic subunit yields the protein MAHFTSLDELSTTEIERLIKRGLQLKQGAPARPLPKKTVANLFFEHSTRTKCSFDMAEYHLGLHVLPFETATSSVQKGETLLDTCKTLQALGVDALVIRHGETGYYEPLQHHLSIPIINAGDGSGQHPSQSLLDLMTMYETYGHVSGKTIVICGDLRHSRVARSNAHVLQRLGATVIGSGPRDWFDETMGITYREMDEAVATSDIIMLLRVQHERHADKHSFATDEYHERYGLTEDRMNRIRPDAIVLHPAPVNRGVEIAEELVEHPQSRIFDQMTNGVFARMAILERAFETATTKETI